The sequence below is a genomic window from Cryptosporidium parvum Iowa II chromosome 6, whole genome shotgun sequence.
caaaaaaaaaaaattaaaaaaattagatgATAAGAATTACAGTAATAGAAtgatatataaatttatgtTAGAAATAATAGTTATACTTGTATCGTGTTTTTtacaataattttcaatttaaaaatctttattcaaatattatgaTATACTATTGAGTTGATAGTAAATTGAAAactataaatataattatttatattattatataatttatgtattaaattaaaaaaatatgataaaattattattactaataaaCGAATATGAATTCAATAGtaaattttcttaaattaagaattgttgataaattagaaataatgtaacaataaaacaaataaaataaaataagaaaaaaatattatttggaaaataCATTTATTAAGTTGGAATAATGAacctttttttattaataaggATATTAGCATTGATCTTATACTAAAAATATGttcttgattattttttaaggagataatattcaataatttgcaaatttatattaagagaataatcattttcaaatttgtgtaaaaatatttatttttcaaatcaattttttttcaaaaaaaacatttatAATTCATATAGCAACAATAcatcttaatattatctttattttttttatcattgTTTGAAAATGGTATTAAAAATGTTTAGGAAAAGACATCTACATAATaagaattagaaattatATACTAAATGAGAAATTTTTAAGTATTGTTACAAAGAATTAAGGAGTTTCGAAAATAGGATAGGAAAATTAGTAATTCTGGCAGGATTTTTACAGTAACACATTAAATATTTCGTTTATCATCTCtttattctattattaacaaaacAAGTGTCaagaatatttctttttttataacTTGGGTAATAAAGATAGAGATTATTCTAAATCAGTTacacaaaaaatattattggataaACTTTATTCCAGTTCTGAATATGAGTAATATTATGATAGAAggaagaaatatttattagattaaaaaaatgtttaaataaaaaaaaagttagaCTTTAGTGGAAGAACAAGTAATTCTATTAGAAaaagattttaaatattaaacatTCTAAGACTTAAATATGGAAGATATATACAAATTTTGTATAagcaaattttttttcagataaataaaaatcacTTCCACAACTTGATCAGAGATAATACTGgtgttaaaaaaaaaaaattaataagtgaactcaatatattcttaaaaaattgaattttaaaatatttaatatttttaaagttaataaCTAATTGAAGTTAAACTATATTTAGAAAAGtaagaaaatttaaagCTTTGGCTcataaaatcaaaaatgattataattattgaataaaattgtaacgaatataaataaagcTGTACAAATAAGgaattataaattttaatatttttaaacaattattaattaaatagttttttaataaaataaataaactttaataaaatcaggattttaattttcggttctttttctaaacaatattattatatttttgtttggCCTGCAACAATACTTTTTGAAACTTGAATTGACCTCaataagaattttaaaatttgaaatacatgagaaataaatttaaaaaaaaaaagagaataaAAAAGCGAATAAATTTGACTAAATCAAGAGAATATACGCATGTAAGacattttaaatattttattataacatttttttaatatactATATTTCACATAAATGAGCTATTATCCATtgtataataataataacacTAGAATACAgttagaattattttaaatcattttttctttataaattctataaattattttggtctaatattattagtataAATCCATATTGTCTAAACACGTAATAATAAAGCACACGGATTACTTACAAAGTTgtgattttaataatttttggctttatattttcttaaaaaaataagaatatcAGTTTTGAAGTAGTAATTAAGTCAATTAgaatatattgaagatatcaaacaaaaatgaaatatataaaaaagtgttaatttattaataaatttaagaTTGCATGTAAATCATTACATTGATTATATATTCTGATATGTTTAGTATTAAACAAGAAATCAGACgaattgaatttaataaaattttgagaaaaattTGCTAGATTATTAAtgatgtttttttttcagaattaGATTACCGAATACCatacaataatatattcaattgtCTTAAATAGTAGAAGCTAATCTTgaaattcttaataattaaatttctttacAAAATTATCggttttatttttcttattaaaatcatactttattttcaatttcaaataaaaattcaaaaaaaatctcTCGCAACAATCACTGGGTTTTCAGAAGTATCAAGGGttgattttttgtttaagcaaaatttctttaattatgattgaatctaaaaaaaattatttgttccAAAATTCAAGTATATTTCCAtctaaatttttaatatttttgtcaAAAGAAACAAGATAAAGACAAATTCCAGATATATTGCTAcaaatgttttttttttgtatgaAAAAGATAAACTAACTGTTTTTGTGTATAAATTTCACAATAGAATTTACTTTTAATGATTGAAGTTGGaattttgttaaaatataattcttaaaattattattttctactATATCATGCATCAAAATTGCACTAATAACATTTTCTGATTTCGAGATATGttaaaagtaaattttAAAACCTTTTATAGAGAGGATCTGCCATTATGATACAAGGAAATTTCAAATGTTTTCCAAATTCAAACATTTATCTTGaattttatctttaaagttagaatttgaagaataaaaagaactaaaatatttgttaattttttttaactcaaaaatattggataaaataaataatcatttttaaGTAAATGTTTAGATGAgagtttattaattatttttaaagattGTGTTGGGTCTAATTTCcgttaaaaaaaaaatcccagtaatttttaatttgttaaaattatttagtaAGATGGTTAAACTcataaaaaaagataattcaCAGTCTATTTGGGAttataatgaatatttcttatttaataatattgcgtaaatataaaatattattgccAAATTCTGATTTAAGAATTCGGTTTTTAAAACAGTTTTTAAGGTACTTCTTTTTCTGATCAAAAATAAGTATTAATGATACAAGTTGAAAAATTAGATATAAATACTTGCaaattagaagaatttgtttaatttcatctGTAGACCTAGTAAATCTAAATGATTTTGGTTTGTTATATTAAGGTTGAATATGaactttaaatataaattaaggCTTCATAAAATGTGGAGTAAATTtcacaaaaatatttaatatttgtctcaaataaaaagataataattcaaaaaacaGATAGATTTAAACGATGTCTAATGAAAAATCTGAAATtctatattcaaaaaaacaataGGAAAAATGAATCtaagtttaatatttgatttaataacaTTGCTATTAATAGCgagataataaaagaaattattcaactttataaattatttccgattaaaattagaaaaattgTTTTTATAATCAGCTCTGTATTTTAAAATTGTCTTAGGAAGCTTAATGAGAAGATGCTTTTTTATCAACATGATTagattaatgaaaaaatcactttgtaattaaagatttaatttagatgaaataatattatacttttcaggtttcaaattatatcaatgttagttaataataataatagtcaagaatttaattgtttttgaaaattttcaaatcgAATATCTATTTACTATATTTTAATCAATAAAGTTAAAGAGTATTGTTTGAGTAATTATCATATCAATTTTCAGTTTCTAACTAGAATTAGTTGCCACAAAATAGTTAGTTTTGAATCTATCTATGCACTTTATGATATATTGTATTGTCACAATGTTCCAGAGCtagaattaattatcaGTAGTTACTTGAGACATAATTTATTGATGAgcaattaaattaaattcattgCGACAATTATGATAAAGGAGATCTTCTGATTTGCAATtaatcattaaataattatctagagtttattttatatttcaaGTGCTAAATCTatataattgaatataatatcaaaaatttcttttcttgaTTATAAATTTCCTTGGGGAAGTATTAATAGTTGTAAATTTAATGCAGAAAAAAAggataataaaaagtattTTTATAACTCCATTTTAAAAGATTGtaatttcaagatttgTAAATaccaaattattttcatgtATAATTTATTGTAGCTTAGATATCAATCTTATcgattttaaataatttttaagacttccatttttatcaaaagtaaaaaattttcaagatcTAAGATTCTATTTTTAGATATATAATGGATaatatgtttttttttaattagcagtatcaatttcaaaatctaACGAAGAGAAAGTTTGtaattatcaatttttgaCCAATGCTTTTGaatagatttaaataaatatcttaAATTTCAATGCTAAATGAATTGACtagaaaatttttatttttaatgcCTTAAAAGTATTTGCCAACAAAGCARGTTAAGTTAATTTATTCTAAACTGTAGTTTCTAGCCAACATATCATTCTCTTAAAACtgtattctttttttttttaatttaMTAGATTTatctttcaaattaattctcTGAGATTCTGGAGTCATTTCCAAAGTTTTCAAACTTCCACATATAGAtcttatatataaaaagcTCATTTTATCTAAAATTTGTCACACAACTTGTAATGAAcctatttatttcttcttttgacaaaaataaaatttattttcaatttccaCAGGCTCtagtaaaataataatcgaataaagataataaaaaaaattcagaAAACCTTAAAAGACTTTCtaagaaataaaatgattgggtaataaaatattacactgttttgttattttatatataattatgTTCCTATAAATCATTGAGCATTTCAAATCTAATAAATGGTATATGTCCCAGGCAATGAGTTGGAGCAggaaaattatttggattaaaataattctcCATCCTGAAAACCTTCTTGCAAATACCTTTTTTGAATctctttaaaaaattgaaaaaaaatctgTAATTCATTTTTCAACTAAAATTCGTaaagataaatttaatttttttttttagttcAATAATTTGCCatgaattctttttaatatggattatttttattcacAAATAtcattgaattaaatttaaaaaactaaaaaaaaagagaatataagtaaattggaaataaatgtattatttttcacACATTTTTATATGTAGAAtgacttttttttaaagtatATGTTGTACTCcaaaatcatttttaaataagttTAGGAATATTTCTTGAGtttaaattagaaaagCTGTAAGAAGATAAAACTAATagatatttaaaatatatcatttaaataataatgttatATATGACAATGATTCTCTGTAAATTACTTTGAAGTTAATGAAAagttaaaataaaaaaggaaaaaaaaaaattaagattattattttgaaaatgaattgtAATAAGATGATTAATTgcattgaattaaataagctaatttatattagtttttattagataactatattaaaaacaattaaaaagaGAATAACTTTATCTAAtgattgaattaatttctctTTGAATAATCTggagaaattaaattacagttttcaatattaaaattaaataaaaaattatcaaaaattatttgaattttaaatgtaaaaaaattgattaatttaattaaataaaaataaatattgaatttattaattttttaaaaaatattttaccgaatttcaattaaatattgtattattttaatattaaaaaataaaaaattttcagTTATTTGATACAATAAAGTTtgttaattaaatattataattcaaattataattcatatttttatgatttttatataattaatattttatatataaattcaaaaatagtaattttaTGAAATTTCGAATGTggagaaaatgaaatattaatgaataagccttgttattaatgattattaATGAGATAAAAGAGTaattaaagtattttttgattaaaaaaaatataataataaattcgACAAAGaacatttaaaaaaatcttaGAGAAATCtgatttaaagaataagCAAATCAAATTCCTATAGGGTAGTTGGAAAGAGAATTACCATATTCATAGAAGTGATTGTAaccattttcaataataatatatttctataaatatttaaattaaatttatttttaaaattcaattagaagaataatattagatttttaaataaacaattatttctgtatttaatagttttataactatcaaaaataattgtttttgTTAGAAAAATTCCAAATGTTCATTGAAGgactaaaaaaaaaaaaaatacataGTTAAACattgaatttgattttttgttcaagatttcaaatattaataccaATTAATAGCTCTGTATTAGTCTTATTAgctaatattttaaaaaaatattgttttaagaaatttaatattttaagaGTCAAGCAACCACTTGAAACATATTAATAGTTGAATCTACCAAATTTACAAATAAGAACTTCATTGTCGTTTACAGTAAATTTGTAATcctattaaatttttatagCATATTCAGATTAATAGAAAGAAAACAAATGCTTATGTcagttattttttaatatccATAACTCATTTTCATAGATTTTGTgataaaatcaatattgCAAAATATTAGCggatttaatatatttctgGTTGTTACAAACGTTAGAGTTATTGGgttcaatatttaaattcaaactTCTGATAAAAATCATAcattttgatatttcttGTAAACCGTATTTAACGCTAATACAATCAGTCTGTTTTAATTATGTAAAtacatttatattattaatcaacGTTTTCTgagttatttttattattactttaacATCTTTGTGgttaatttatattctcCATAAGTAACAATAAGcgaaattttatttttgtagCCTGCTTAggaataatgaattatattGTTATAAGATAAACAAGAAAAATCTTACATACgcatattttattttagatTCGgataattgataataaaagtttaacaatatttttccTTATTCAGTCTTATAATTAAAGGATTTTTGACTATTTGAAATGAAATATTCGGTTCCCTGGATTTATCAATAAAGTAACTGGTTTTTTTATGCTATATGTTTAATTGCTCATACTCCTGCAACAACACATTAAGTTCTTTTGAgttcattatatttaagaacaaaattttttttgagaaGAGGGGagaattaaaaagtaacttaataagaaaataatatttaggtcgtaatttatttcatttttttttcaatttttaaaaCGGAACAAATAGCAAAGTCTTCTACTTAAAGGCAGATCCTTTAGTTTCGAACTATTTTTtcaatgattttttttaacaaacAAATTGAGAATAAAAGGAATTTTTGttgtttaattaaaattatataataaaaatgaaattggaatatatttcaCTTAGCTTATTAAACAAAAGTTAggttttgaaaataatcaaattaaaagatttttttttttaaaagaaatgattGAATTAACATTATGAAAAGTTtacatatatttataatttacaAACATCATTGATTGgtaaagaaattatattctaATCCAATtctataaaaaattaacacAATAATGGTCGGTTTGTAATAGTATATTTGTTTAAACAATaatcatttattttattgtattaattatcatcatcacTTTCTGATGATTCATATGTATATGGACCATGGTTAGATTGATTGCGGCAGAATACACAAAATGGTTTCAAATCTGGTCCAGAAAAAAAGCCAAGTCTACAATGAGGAGCAGAATTACATGGATGAGAGTAGTATCCAGTAACTTGAGGTCTAGGAGGTTTATTACCACAATGAAACATATCATTAAGGCATTCCGAACACTTTTCCTCTCCATTTTgaacaataattattggaGAAGAGCAAGTTATTGGGCAAGAGGacttgaaataatttctgcGATTACTTGGAGGAGAATAAGGCCCATGAGTGCAAGAATTAGAGCAATAACAACAAACTAATTGTCCACTTCTCTTACTAATTCTACAATTTAAACCTTTCCCACCCGACTGGTCACATGGATGACAAAAAAATGGATCACATTTTCCTAAAGGAGCTCCATTAGCTGAAATTGAAGAACTAACTCCATTTTTAGGTTTTTTCTTCCTTCGAAAATTTTGAGAACTTGCTGATAATTTTATGTATGAAATTtcatgataataataatgaatatgttgtattaataatatgttATTATGAATTGTGTAATAAAAATCTTGTAGAATTGTTGATATGaacaaacaaataaaataaaaaattttcataattatgattattaatatcgatttaataatacaatgctgaattttttttaaagcaataaatatatattgatttataCTCTCTTTTGATTTACTATATCTTGATGTCACGTCTGTGATGAGCAAAGAAATgtctaaaaaaaaaattaatttatgcAAAAAcatatatttgtattttaataatagttaaatttattattattattgaataataataaaataataataaatttactaGTTCGTGTTCACGAATATATATAACTGTATATTATCTGAATTCAAGTGGTTCCatatattgatatttttattattcttattatgATTTTCTGTTTTATCTATTTAATATtccattaaaatttaacaaaatataaaaaatttgtcTTTACATCTTTGTATATTAGTGTCATTTATTTCTAGTAACAATCATTTGATAAAAActaatgtttttttttcattcttatttttgataattaatGTGAATGGATGAAtataattctattaaaataattcaatatagataatgaaaaacaaattttgaattaaaatgaaaattttgaatggaaattaaatatcttaagacaaaatttttctttttattatataaataaataaataaatgaaattttatatttaaatttatgaaaatttatttttgaaatattaaattcatatttataatttagtttagatatttgaattattatttttacaTCAGTTTAGGATTTTAGGCAATATGAGGTATTGATAATGTAAGCAAATAAAGAggagaaaatatattttattgtaAGACTATGCgttaaaaaatgataataataatatagtGAAATAAACTGATAAAATTCacaatatatattttatgtATTCAATTCTCATATTATTGTATTACTTTTAATATCTAACAAGATTATATTGTACTtttgagaaaattaaaaagtaaatttatTCTCTGTTKRRGTCTMAGTAGAAAAactataatattttaaaacatgatagaaattatttgttattattgtattattgccattttatttctttctacaaattattgttttattccgtttctttttttcaagatataataaaaaatttaaagaaaattttagtaaagaaagattttgtgtagaagaaaattagaaatataataGTATcataaaagaaaacaaattataaattttggatatgtttttattttgatataaAAGTAGTATACTAATATAAGAAttatgaattaataaagaataacgaaggaaaaagaaaacaaaattaatcaaattgCAAACAAACACACAACTATAACAGTATTTATAACAAAAATGAAACTAATAGTAATGtactttaaatttaatatttgatagTCATTgccaatattaatgatattcatttaataaaatgtattttttttacttttaatatattaaagattctcaaattaatattttaagtttagtaaatataatataaatatttaattatgctagtgataaatattttgaagataattaaataataaaagtactgttaacttttattatttatacaATTATTAGATCAAGTTAATTTAAACAAGCACAAAGTTGCATATGAAAAAGATCcttaaaagaaaaaaaatcaacttTCATTAAGAATAAAGTTATGGTAAAATTGTGACAATtgtaaaatataaaaaataaacgTTAAAgaatatgtatatatataatttgttaaatttatatttagctaattataattaataaatgaataaatatttacaatacaatttaaaaaaaattactgTAAAGagtttatttaataaaatcatttaatatGTTAAATTAATAGTTATATTTGAGTTAATTTTATGAgagtaataaattatttaatttttttttactagTATTAATGGAAAGAACGAACTCTAATTATCCGCCATATTCCataaaatttggaaatattagtattagacttcatttataattatgattattaattttcatatttttaagattttcaattttcataaaataattaattaaaacatttgtataaatattgtttaattactttttttttgttaatgtaaaatgaataattaagGATGTTTATAAAAAGCAAaattttactattatttatttactttatGTTTTTGTTTGAAAATGTAACCGATGATTTTTTggttaaaaaagaaatttcattaataaaaattaggAATGAAATACCAAATGAAGGCTCTTCAAGTTctggtaataataattctgaaGGTTTGAGTAGAGGTAGAAAAAAGCCTGTGCTTAGGAGTATGAGAACATTATCATTAGAAGGTTTTGAAAAGTCTTCTCATTGTCATCATCCtcataaaaaaaaacattgtcatgataaaaaacaaaacaTTGCTTATCAATATATCCCTGGTGAATCATCAGggaaaaaagttattttccATGTGCCGACTCTAAAAATGAAAGATCCAGATGATCCTGAACAAAATCCATCTGATATGCCATCAGATGAGCCTCATAATtctgatgatgaagaatcATGCGATGATGAAGATGCTGATGAACAACCATGCGAtgatgaaaaagaagaagaagaaaaatatcagaaagaaaaggaaaaagagGAAATGGAGAATAAACATGATCAAGTAGATTCAGGTCGAAAACGTCAacataaaagaaaaataagaaaaaataaaaacaattCAAGGCCAAGAGGTTCTGGAAAGCacttttcagaaaaaatatGTGGTCCAtgcaaaaatattaatatggaagatttggaataattgcatatcaatatttttggtAATTCAGAGTATAAAATTACTCAAATGTGTTGTTaatatgattattattttatgattttttttttaaaaaagatataattaagaattaaaagataattataattaaagaacAAATTTTTCTAAGAAGAGATTTATTCTGTAATAGTTTTgatataaaagaaaaaaaatttcgAAGATgttttgagaaatttttttttttttaaattcagaTCCaagattaaataaaaataataaattatataattaataacaatGCTTGTACTTATTTAGATAATGcgattttttttaataatttttttttactttgtATTTGGGAAAATGATCTTTAATTGTTTATCCGCCATATTTCGTAAAATTTGGAGAAATTGGTATTAGACTTCATTTATAattatgattattaattttcatattttagagatcttcaatttttataaaagaattaattaaaaatgtgtataaatattgtttaattagttttttttaaatgtaaaatgaataattaagGATGTTTATAAAAAGCAAaattttactattatttatttactttatGTTTTTGTTTGAAAATGTAACCGATGATTTTTTggttaaaaaagaaatttcattaataaaaattaggAATGAAATACCAAATGAAGGCTCTTCAAGTTctggtaataataattctgaaGGTTTGAGTAGAGGTGGAAAAAAGCCTGTGCTTAGGAGTATGAGAACATTACCACTCAAAGGTTCTGAAAAGTCTCTTCATTGTCATCATCGTCATCATCATAAAGACAAGCACTGCCAtggtaaaaaaaaacatattGTTCATCAACATATCCCTAGCAAACCAAAAGGAAAGAATACGATCCGTCTTCTTAGAGCTTTACGAATGAAAGATCCGGATGATCCTGAACAAAATCCATCTGATATGCCATCAGATGAGCCTCATCATtctgatgatgaagaagaattatGCGATGATGACGACGATGACGATGACGATGATGACGAAATATGTGATGAtgaagaggaagaaaaaCGTcagaaagaaaaggaaagaGAGGAAATGGAGAATAAACACGATCAAATAGATTCAGGTCGAAAACGTCAACataaaagaaaagtaaggaaaaataaaaataagtCAAGGCCAAGAGGTTCTGGAAAGCacttttcagaaaaaatatGTGGTCCAtgcaaaaatattaatatggaagatttggaataattgcatatcaatatttttggtAATTCAGAGTATAAAATTACTCAAATGTGTTGTTaatatgattattattttatgaTTTTTAAACAAGATATAACCAAGAATTAagatataattataatttgctctttaattttccaaatataaATGTGGTATTAGTTTCGATATGAGAAAAGAGAAATAAATTCTGGGGTCGTTTTTATTTAGATACATGATTTTTTTGTGttttataaaaattttggGTTacataattaataatgttatttgaattgattttattaatggtatttttttcttttagtATTTAGGAAAAATGTTAATTGTTTCCGTCATATTCCCTCcaatttggaaataatagtagtaaatttttttatgctaataattattaattcctatattttaaagttcttcaatttatattaaaaaacaaatgCATTTACatgaaaaaatttgtttaagttccaaattatataatattata
It includes:
- a CDS encoding hypothetical protein (cryptosporidium MEDLE family of secreted proteins, domain similar to KOG0943, predicted ubiquitin-protein ligase/hyperplastic discs protein, HECT superfamily), with the translated sequence MFIKSKILLLFIYFMFLFENVTDDFLVKKEISLIKIRNEIPNEGSSSSGNNNSEGLSRGGKKPVLRSMRTLPLKGSEKSLHCHHRHHHKDKHCHGKKKHIVHQHIPSKPKGKNTIRLLRALRMKDPDDPEQNPSDMPSDEPHHSDDEEELCDDDDDDDDDDDEICDDEEEEKRQKEKEREEMENKHDQIDSGRKRQHKRKVRKNKNKSRPRGSGKHFSEKICGPCKNINMEDLE
- a CDS encoding hypothetical protein (cryptosporidium MEDLE family of secreted proteins, signal peptide, domain similar to daxx, KOG2243), with the protein product MFIKSKILLLFIYFMFLFENVTDDFLVKKEISLIKIRNEIPNEGSSSSGNNNSEGLSRGRKKPVLRSMRTLSLEGFEKSSHCHHPHKKKHCHDKKQNIAYQYIPGESSGKKVIFHVPTLKMKDPDDPEQNPSDMPSDEPHNSDDEESCDDEDADEQPCDDEKEEEEKYQKEKEKEEMENKHDQVDSGRKRQHKRKIRKNKNNSRPRGSGKHFSEKICGPCKNINMEDLE